A stretch of the Aegilops tauschii subsp. strangulata cultivar AL8/78 chromosome 4, Aet v6.0, whole genome shotgun sequence genome encodes the following:
- the LOC109774528 gene encoding uncharacterized protein isoform X4, protein MGCSLNYSMPTNLMEQITRFGKGKIMFLLTAEIIDYVSENPAPNEPAEDATDEEKQEYNDELKQWTKDNKTARVYILGSLTDSLAAEYESDRTACGIMLRLEQDFGEVSLVKVLSLVNKFLTSKMGDKTVNEHFNKLCVLAEELKTAGYPFQEEVQVMVVLNSLPPSWEQFKISFCHSERTLNMRNLRKHLLMEEDRRLNSGKDKASYQPELHLGEYKNNGNRRNWTKRGGGPDLRDKINYKHDRDQRNYRDERRDRVQHGNNNNNSFHKIDKRNYKCHNCGNTGHFGSECTKKRKPNSERNNFHKDDSRKGNQSPEGVY, encoded by the exons ATGGGGTGTTCGCTGAATTACTCCATGCCTACAAACTTGATGGAACAAATTACACGGTTTGGAAAAGGAAAAATCATGTTCTTGCTTACGGCTGAGATTATTGATTATGTTTCTGAAAATCCGGCGCCTAACGAGCCAGCAGAGGATGCTACAGATGAAGAAAAGCAGGAATACAATGATGAACTGAAGCAATGGACCAAGGACAACAAGACTGCCAGAGTGTATATCCTTGGCTCGTTGACTGATTCGTTGGCTGCGGAATATGAGTCGGATAGAACAGCTTGTGGAATAATGCTCAGGCTGGAACAAGATTTTGGAGAAGTTTCCCTTGTGAAGGTGCTTAGTCTTGTGAACAAGTTTCTGACATCGAAGATGGGTGATAAAACAGTCAATGAACACTTCAACAAGCTCTGTGTCTTGGCGGAAGAATTAAAAACTGCTGGTTATCCGTTCCAGGAGGAAGTACAAGTCATGGTTGTTCTGAATTCTTTGCCACCATCATGGGAACAGTTCAAGATTTCTTTTTGTCATTCAGAACGCACACTCAATATGAGGAACCTGAGGAAACACTTGCTGATGGAGGAGGATCGCAGGCTTAACTCAGGGAAAGATAAAGCTTCTTATCAGCCAGAGCTTCACCTTGGTGAGTACAAAAACAATGGGAACCGGAGGAACTGGACTAAGAGAGGAGGAGGACCGGACCTAAGGGACAAGATCAATTATAAACATGACAGGGATCAAAGGAACTACAGAGATGAGAGGAGGGACAGGGTGCAGCATGGCAATAACAACAACAACTCTTTTCACAAGATTGACAAGAGGAACTACAAGTGCCATAATTGTGGTAATACAGGCCACTTCGGGTCAGAATGCACCAAGAAGAGGAAGCCGAACAGCGAAAGGAATAATTTTCACAAGGATGACAGCCGCAAGGGGAATCAATCCCCTGAAG GGGTTTACTGA
- the LOC109774528 gene encoding uncharacterized protein isoform X3: protein MGCSLNYSMPTNLMEQITRFGKGKIMFLLTAEIIDYVSENPAPNEPAEDATDEEKQEYNDELKQWTKDNKTARVYILGSLTDSLAAEYESDRTACGIMLRLEQDFGEVSLVKVLSLVNKFLTSKMGDKTVNEHFNKLCVLAEELKTAGYPFQEEVQVMVVLNSLPPSWEQFKISFCHSERTLNMRNLRKHLLMEEDRRLNSGKDKASYQPELHLGEYKNNGNRRNWTKRGGGPDLRDKINYKHDRDQRNYRDERRDRVQHGNNNNNSFHKIDKRNYKCHNCGNTGHFGSECTKKRKPNSERNNFHKDDSRKGNQSPEAAGVY from the exons ATGGGGTGTTCGCTGAATTACTCCATGCCTACAAACTTGATGGAACAAATTACACGGTTTGGAAAAGGAAAAATCATGTTCTTGCTTACGGCTGAGATTATTGATTATGTTTCTGAAAATCCGGCGCCTAACGAGCCAGCAGAGGATGCTACAGATGAAGAAAAGCAGGAATACAATGATGAACTGAAGCAATGGACCAAGGACAACAAGACTGCCAGAGTGTATATCCTTGGCTCGTTGACTGATTCGTTGGCTGCGGAATATGAGTCGGATAGAACAGCTTGTGGAATAATGCTCAGGCTGGAACAAGATTTTGGAGAAGTTTCCCTTGTGAAGGTGCTTAGTCTTGTGAACAAGTTTCTGACATCGAAGATGGGTGATAAAACAGTCAATGAACACTTCAACAAGCTCTGTGTCTTGGCGGAAGAATTAAAAACTGCTGGTTATCCGTTCCAGGAGGAAGTACAAGTCATGGTTGTTCTGAATTCTTTGCCACCATCATGGGAACAGTTCAAGATTTCTTTTTGTCATTCAGAACGCACACTCAATATGAGGAACCTGAGGAAACACTTGCTGATGGAGGAGGATCGCAGGCTTAACTCAGGGAAAGATAAAGCTTCTTATCAGCCAGAGCTTCACCTTGGTGAGTACAAAAACAATGGGAACCGGAGGAACTGGACTAAGAGAGGAGGAGGACCGGACCTAAGGGACAAGATCAATTATAAACATGACAGGGATCAAAGGAACTACAGAGATGAGAGGAGGGACAGGGTGCAGCATGGCAATAACAACAACAACTCTTTTCACAAGATTGACAAGAGGAACTACAAGTGCCATAATTGTGGTAATACAGGCCACTTCGGGTCAGAATGCACCAAGAAGAGGAAGCCGAACAGCGAAAGGAATAATTTTCACAAGGATGACAGCCGCAAGGGGAATCAATCCCCTGAAG CTGCAGGGGTTTACTGA
- the LOC109774528 gene encoding uncharacterized protein isoform X2, translating to MGCSLNYSMPTNLMEQITRFGKGKIMFLLTAEIIDYVSENPAPNEPAEDATDEEKQEYNDELKQWTKDNKTARVYILGSLTDSLAAEYESDRTACGIMLRLEQDFGEVSLVKVLSLVNKFLTSKMGDKTVNEHFNKLCVLAEELKTAGYPFQEEVQVMVVLNSLPPSWEQFKISFCHSERTLNMRNLRKHLLMEEDRRLNSGKDKASYQPELHLGEYKNNGNRRNWTKRGGGPDLRDKINYKHDRDQRNYRDERRDRVQHGNNNNNSFHKIDKRNYKCHNCGNTGHFGSECTKKRKPNSERNNFHKDDSRKGNQSPEGGAISWSSKKQDSVALSSMEAEYIAASEAVKEGVWLKEFLASLVVVESASYPVTIFCDNQAAIKVSKDPKFHSKTKHIEGRYHYIRDVVNRLRTVRLDYLPSVDMVADPLTKPLSQEVFCKHVCNMGLRFWN from the exons ATGGGGTGTTCGCTGAATTACTCCATGCCTACAAACTTGATGGAACAAATTACACGGTTTGGAAAAGGAAAAATCATGTTCTTGCTTACGGCTGAGATTATTGATTATGTTTCTGAAAATCCGGCGCCTAACGAGCCAGCAGAGGATGCTACAGATGAAGAAAAGCAGGAATACAATGATGAACTGAAGCAATGGACCAAGGACAACAAGACTGCCAGAGTGTATATCCTTGGCTCGTTGACTGATTCGTTGGCTGCGGAATATGAGTCGGATAGAACAGCTTGTGGAATAATGCTCAGGCTGGAACAAGATTTTGGAGAAGTTTCCCTTGTGAAGGTGCTTAGTCTTGTGAACAAGTTTCTGACATCGAAGATGGGTGATAAAACAGTCAATGAACACTTCAACAAGCTCTGTGTCTTGGCGGAAGAATTAAAAACTGCTGGTTATCCGTTCCAGGAGGAAGTACAAGTCATGGTTGTTCTGAATTCTTTGCCACCATCATGGGAACAGTTCAAGATTTCTTTTTGTCATTCAGAACGCACACTCAATATGAGGAACCTGAGGAAACACTTGCTGATGGAGGAGGATCGCAGGCTTAACTCAGGGAAAGATAAAGCTTCTTATCAGCCAGAGCTTCACCTTGGTGAGTACAAAAACAATGGGAACCGGAGGAACTGGACTAAGAGAGGAGGAGGACCGGACCTAAGGGACAAGATCAATTATAAACATGACAGGGATCAAAGGAACTACAGAGATGAGAGGAGGGACAGGGTGCAGCATGGCAATAACAACAACAACTCTTTTCACAAGATTGACAAGAGGAACTACAAGTGCCATAATTGTGGTAATACAGGCCACTTCGGGTCAGAATGCACCAAGAAGAGGAAGCCGAACAGCGAAAGGAATAATTTTCACAAGGATGACAGCCGCAAGGGGAATCAATCCCCTGAAG GAGGAGCTATTTCCTGGAGTAGCAAGAAGCAAGATTCTGTAGCACTTTCATCTATGGAGGCTGAATATATTGCTGCGTCCGAAGCTGTGAAAGAAGGTGTATGGTTAAAGGAGTTTCTTGCGTCTCTCGTGGTGGTGGAAAGCGCTTCATATCCTGTTACTATTTTCTGTGATAACCAGGCGGCAATCAAGGTCTCAAAGGATCCAAAGTTTCATAGCAAAACCAAACATATTGAGGGAAGGTATCATTACATTCGTGACGTCGTTAATAGATTAAGAACAGTTCGTTTAGATTATTTACCTAGTGTGGACATGGTTGCTGATCCACTGACTAAACCTCTTAGTCAGGAAGTATTTTGTAAACATGTTTGCAACATGGGACTTCGTTTCTGGAATTAG
- the LOC109774528 gene encoding uncharacterized protein isoform X1: MGCSLNYSMPTNLMEQITRFGKGKIMFLLTAEIIDYVSENPAPNEPAEDATDEEKQEYNDELKQWTKDNKTARVYILGSLTDSLAAEYESDRTACGIMLRLEQDFGEVSLVKVLSLVNKFLTSKMGDKTVNEHFNKLCVLAEELKTAGYPFQEEVQVMVVLNSLPPSWEQFKISFCHSERTLNMRNLRKHLLMEEDRRLNSGKDKASYQPELHLGEYKNNGNRRNWTKRGGGPDLRDKINYKHDRDQRNYRDERRDRVQHGNNNNNSFHKIDKRNYKCHNCGNTGHFGSECTKKRKPNSERNNFHKDDSRKGNQSPEAGGAISWSSKKQDSVALSSMEAEYIAASEAVKEGVWLKEFLASLVVVESASYPVTIFCDNQAAIKVSKDPKFHSKTKHIEGRYHYIRDVVNRLRTVRLDYLPSVDMVADPLTKPLSQEVFCKHVCNMGLRFWN; encoded by the exons ATGGGGTGTTCGCTGAATTACTCCATGCCTACAAACTTGATGGAACAAATTACACGGTTTGGAAAAGGAAAAATCATGTTCTTGCTTACGGCTGAGATTATTGATTATGTTTCTGAAAATCCGGCGCCTAACGAGCCAGCAGAGGATGCTACAGATGAAGAAAAGCAGGAATACAATGATGAACTGAAGCAATGGACCAAGGACAACAAGACTGCCAGAGTGTATATCCTTGGCTCGTTGACTGATTCGTTGGCTGCGGAATATGAGTCGGATAGAACAGCTTGTGGAATAATGCTCAGGCTGGAACAAGATTTTGGAGAAGTTTCCCTTGTGAAGGTGCTTAGTCTTGTGAACAAGTTTCTGACATCGAAGATGGGTGATAAAACAGTCAATGAACACTTCAACAAGCTCTGTGTCTTGGCGGAAGAATTAAAAACTGCTGGTTATCCGTTCCAGGAGGAAGTACAAGTCATGGTTGTTCTGAATTCTTTGCCACCATCATGGGAACAGTTCAAGATTTCTTTTTGTCATTCAGAACGCACACTCAATATGAGGAACCTGAGGAAACACTTGCTGATGGAGGAGGATCGCAGGCTTAACTCAGGGAAAGATAAAGCTTCTTATCAGCCAGAGCTTCACCTTGGTGAGTACAAAAACAATGGGAACCGGAGGAACTGGACTAAGAGAGGAGGAGGACCGGACCTAAGGGACAAGATCAATTATAAACATGACAGGGATCAAAGGAACTACAGAGATGAGAGGAGGGACAGGGTGCAGCATGGCAATAACAACAACAACTCTTTTCACAAGATTGACAAGAGGAACTACAAGTGCCATAATTGTGGTAATACAGGCCACTTCGGGTCAGAATGCACCAAGAAGAGGAAGCCGAACAGCGAAAGGAATAATTTTCACAAGGATGACAGCCGCAAGGGGAATCAATCCCCTGAAG CAGGAGGAGCTATTTCCTGGAGTAGCAAGAAGCAAGATTCTGTAGCACTTTCATCTATGGAGGCTGAATATATTGCTGCGTCCGAAGCTGTGAAAGAAGGTGTATGGTTAAAGGAGTTTCTTGCGTCTCTCGTGGTGGTGGAAAGCGCTTCATATCCTGTTACTATTTTCTGTGATAACCAGGCGGCAATCAAGGTCTCAAAGGATCCAAAGTTTCATAGCAAAACCAAACATATTGAGGGAAGGTATCATTACATTCGTGACGTCGTTAATAGATTAAGAACAGTTCGTTTAGATTATTTACCTAGTGTGGACATGGTTGCTGATCCACTGACTAAACCTCTTAGTCAGGAAGTATTTTGTAAACATGTTTGCAACATGGGACTTCGTTTCTGGAATTAG